In the Candidatus Eisenbacteria bacterium genome, TTCCGACATCACGTTGCCCCCGTATGACGCGCGGAACCAGAGGAAACTCTCAAGCCGCCACCGGCGCGGGTTTCCTGGTTTTGTCCTCCCGGTGAATCATATATTGTTGTATGACTGTCATCAGGTTGGTTATCGTCCAGTATAGAACAAGGCCCGATGGGAGACTGTAGAATATTACCAGCATGAAAACCGGCATTATGTAGCCCATTAAGGCCTGTCTTGGGTCTGTCGGAGTAAGCTTCTGCTGAATAAACATGGTAACTGTCATGAGAAGCGGCAAGATGTGAACCGGGAAACCTGCAATGCTGAAAAGCGTATCGGGCGAAGCCAGGTCGTTTATCCAGAGACCGAACTCCGACCTTCTCAGTTCAATCGCATTCATGAGAACGCTGTAGAGCGCAACGAATACCGGCATCTGAACGAGCAGCGGCAGGCATCCCCCAAACGGGTTTACCTTATGCTTTTTGTAGAGCGCCATGACTTCTTTGTTGAACCGCTGCGAATCATCCTTGAACTTCTTCTTCAGTGCGGCGACCTCAGGCTGGACTCTCTGCATCTCCTTCATCGAGCGGAAGCTTGTCTTTGTGAGCGGATAAAACACAACTCTCGAAATAATCGAAAGAACGATTATCACAAGCCCATAGTTCGGGATCCACCTGTAGCAAATCACAAAGAACTTGAGAAGAAGCTGGGTAAAAGGAATGACCCACTTCCAACCGAGATCAACCGTCTTCTCAAGTCCGATATTGAATTTCTTTAGATACCAATAGTCAGCAGGCCCCAGATAGACCATGTATTTGTGAACGGTCATGCCGGAGCTCAACGGCAGTGTGAGCTCGAACCCGTTGGATTTGGTCTGAGGATCGCCAAAGGTCACAACCTTGGACACTTTTCCAGAGGGAGGAACGACCGCGGCAAGGAAATATTTGTTTCTCACGCCCGCCCACATAACATTTCCTTTTTTCTCCCTGGACGGCTCTTTCTTGAAACTCTGCGGGTTTTCCCGGTGGAGCTCGTCGCCAACAAGCGTAACCGAGGCGAAACTTCCGTCATCAATCTTTGTGTTTTCCTCGCCATAGGGAAGCCCTGCACTCCATCTCAGCGAATAGCTGGCGGTTTCGACCGTATCGGGAATGCCGGATATTCTTACTTCGAGGTCAACGAAATAGTCATTATCCGTGAACCGGAATATCTTTTTCACTTCGATACCGGCGGCATCCCTTGCGTAGAACTCGACCTTGCGGACACTTCCCGTTTTCTGGTCGAGGCTTTCCTTCGAGCTGAAATATGTTTTGTTGAATTCGAGATTCCGTCCACCTACGGACAGCAACATGGACGGTTCATTCCCGTGGCCGGGTCTCAGGAACTGGAAGGGCGCTCCGTTTCTCCCCTCAAACTTCTTGAGAGCCCAGTAGGAGATATTCCCGTCCACCGTCGAGAGCGAGCACGCCGCCACGCTTGTCTCAAATGAGATGTTCTTCCCGTCCCCGGGATTATGATTCTTGAACAGGTTCCGCGAAGAGGCCTGGATGGAAGGGGGGATTTTCTCCAGGACAATCGTCGTATCTCGAACCTGGCGGGGTTCTACTTGAGGCGGGACTTTGTTTTTCCCGCCGAGAAAGAGGAATTGATAAGCGATGAGAACAACCGTCGCAAGCAATATGGCAAGCAGCGCTCTTCTTTCCATCAGCCTTTCACTTTAGAGGGTCAAATCCGCCGGCGTGAAATGGGTGGCAGCAAAGGAGTCTCCTCGCCGTGAGGTAGAGTCCTCTAAAGACGCCATACCTTTCAAGAGCTTCCAAAGAGTAGTCGGAACAGCTCGGATAGAATCTGCAACTGGGGGGAAGAACCGGCGAAAGGATTCTCTGGTAGGACTTGACGAGAAAGACAACGATCCTTTTCATAAGGTTCTCTTATCCCCTGCGAGATGACGAAAGGCCGGGCTGCTTGAACGGGCTAGCTTGAGATGAGCCCGGCATCCCTGAGGAGCTTCTCCATGTCACTTTTGACGATTTCGTATGTGAGCTCGCAGCCAGGGACCTTGGCAGCAAAGACAAGGTGGATGCCTTGGGATTTCACATATTTCTTCAGTCTTCTGTAAGATTCGCGAAGGAGCCTCTTTGCCCGCGCTCTCTCGACAGCCCCTCCGGCTTTCCTGCCCGCAACAAATCCGGCCTTTCTCGGAAGGCCGTCCTCTTCAAGCACGGTAAGGGCAAGCCGTTTTGTGCGAAATACAGTGCCTTCGTCATAGACCCTGGCGAATTCCTTCGAGAGCCGCAGTTTGTCCCGGGGCCTCAGCGTTTCGTCCCCTTTTGTCATACCTCTGCCACATCAAACAGCCAGTCTCTTTCTTCCTTTTCTCCTGCGCCTCTTCAGGACTGCTCTTCCGTCAGCGGTTTTCATCCTTTTTCTAAAACCGTGGACCTTTTTCCTTCTTCTATTGTGCGGTTGGAATGTTCTTTTCAAAGTTTCCTCCTCGCGGATTTCAATTGTTGCCTGCGGCCGATTCCCTCCTTGAGAGAATCCACGCCAATAGGCCGAAAATGCTCATACTGCAAATCCATGAACGGCAGTCGCTCGTGAAGCGACATACCCAATCTCTGTGTGGAGGCTACATCACGAACAGCTTCGTAGTCAAGGAGTTTGGTGTCTACGCTGATGGCCGCGCTTAATTCTCTGCAACTTTTTCGCAAAGGTGGAGGTCTAATAGGTCGAATGATTCAAAATGAAAAGGAGGTAGGGCCATGAAACACGCATCAGGATGGTTTCTCGTAGTCATGATTCTCTCTCTCGTTCCTTTCCTTTCATTGGTTTCGTCTCAATCCGTTTTCTCACAGCAGGCTGGAGTAAGAGTAATCGTCACTCCGAATCCGGCTGAAGTCGAGCCGGGCGGAACGATCCAGTTCACTGCGCAAGTGAGAGACAAGACCGGGGCGATACTCTCGGTTGCGCCCGAATGGAGAGTCATTCCTGAGAAATTGGGAAGTATCGATGCGAATGGTCTCTTCACTGCATCGAGTGAACGGGGCAAGGGAATCGTCAGGGCAGCTGTCAAGATCGACGACAAAACATGGGCAGGGAACGCACTTCTTAGGGTTGGACGTCCGCCCGGCAAGACACTGAGGGTTGTGGTTCATCCGAAAAGGGCAAATGTGGAACCTGGCGGAACCGCTGAATTCAAGGCAGAGATTCTGAGCCCGGCGGGCACGACGGTTAATGCCACACTCGAATGGAAAGTAATCCCCGAAGCGATGGGAAGCATCACCCAGCAGGGGATCTTTACCGCAGGGGCGACGAACGGCGAGTGCAAAGTGCTTGCT is a window encoding:
- the rpmH gene encoding 50S ribosomal protein L34, producing the protein MKRTFQPHNRRRKKVHGFRKRMKTADGRAVLKRRRRKGRKRLAV
- the yidD gene encoding membrane protein insertion efficiency factor YidD, which produces MKRIVVFLVKSYQRILSPVLPPSCRFYPSCSDYSLEALERYGVFRGLYLTARRLLCCHPFHAGGFDPLK
- the yidC gene encoding membrane protein insertase YidC — its product is MERRALLAILLATVVLIAYQFLFLGGKNKVPPQVEPRQVRDTTIVLEKIPPSIQASSRNLFKNHNPGDGKNISFETSVAACSLSTVDGNISYWALKKFEGRNGAPFQFLRPGHGNEPSMLLSVGGRNLEFNKTYFSSKESLDQKTGSVRKVEFYARDAAGIEVKKIFRFTDNDYFVDLEVRISGIPDTVETASYSLRWSAGLPYGEENTKIDDGSFASVTLVGDELHRENPQSFKKEPSREKKGNVMWAGVRNKYFLAAVVPPSGKVSKVVTFGDPQTKSNGFELTLPLSSGMTVHKYMVYLGPADYWYLKKFNIGLEKTVDLGWKWVIPFTQLLLKFFVICYRWIPNYGLVIIVLSIISRVVFYPLTKTSFRSMKEMQRVQPEVAALKKKFKDDSQRFNKEVMALYKKHKVNPFGGCLPLLVQMPVFVALYSVLMNAIELRRSEFGLWINDLASPDTLFSIAGFPVHILPLLMTVTMFIQQKLTPTDPRQALMGYIMPVFMLVIFYSLPSGLVLYWTITNLMTVIQQYMIHREDKTRKPAPVAA
- the rnpA gene encoding ribonuclease P protein component, with amino-acid sequence MTKGDETLRPRDKLRLSKEFARVYDEGTVFRTKRLALTVLEEDGLPRKAGFVAGRKAGGAVERARAKRLLRESYRRLKKYVKSQGIHLVFAAKVPGCELTYEIVKSDMEKLLRDAGLISS